From a region of the Oculatellaceae cyanobacterium genome:
- a CDS encoding DHH family phosphoesterase, whose translation MPDQPLQWQIEQLIQPPVTFIQAVKRFAPGLDGRYAAQLLWQRGIRDTEKLAGYLNPDSYQAASPFEFGQEMHFCVTRLQQARDAGEVVAIWGDFDADGITSTSVLWEGLGQFFPQRQESKFANSTLGQTQGSLLYYIPNRLTESHGLNNQGIDQLAKAGTTLIITCDTGSTNISEIEYAQQLGIDVIVTDHHTLPPERPPVVAIINPRYLPTSHPLFNLSGVAVAYKVVEALYETLPDVPQQPVENLLDLVAIGLIADLVQLSGDCRYLAQRGIERLQQQTKQPTRPGVAKLLELCQRSGDRPTDISFGLGPRINAVSRIQGDASFCVELLTSKNKQRCEQLALETELANARRKSLQKDVTQQVKDKLSQLDLSTTSVIVLVDSQWPSGVLGLVAGQVAQEYGRPSIILSTEGNIDSRGTVEQGSRGDLDNNHLPQPTPRVNTPHASNLTPDSPLLTPHPSPLTPPSSLARGSARSVNNIDLYQLVRSQAHLLHRFGGHPFAAGLSIPVENIPLFTEAINQQLRQLSLASGALMMPVIQADLSVSVGELGKELFRELKLLEPCGMGNPVPKLLIKNCWFENVWNRNTQDAKGKKIQYIKTDFEICDRTVEKGFPGLWWGHYKDEVPTGRCDAIVELDFNNYKKRPEVRLIAVRPTVEDSQFSTNVQLDWILDWRNLSDDEKAINTESTSLLSPHTSALILEECPTRWDDLQVWLRRAIQTKHKLAIAYPQPEQLPAHKIWEQLVGIAKYLSRTGKTATLDQIQDKLKVSDRALQLGLRTLTQLGFQVTTFDNHIQIIWLFDSYTNLADEQLTAASEQFLAAIAEEQFYQRYFYVVPLTTIQAMARETVYK comes from the coding sequence CCTTTATTCAAGCAGTTAAGCGTTTCGCACCTGGATTAGATGGACGTTACGCAGCACAACTATTATGGCAACGAGGAATTAGAGATACTGAAAAACTGGCAGGATATTTAAATCCAGATAGCTATCAAGCTGCAAGTCCGTTTGAGTTTGGGCAGGAAATGCACTTTTGCGTAACAAGATTGCAACAAGCGCGTGATGCAGGTGAAGTAGTTGCTATTTGGGGGGACTTTGACGCAGATGGAATTACATCAACTAGCGTTTTGTGGGAAGGATTAGGGCAGTTTTTCCCACAACGTCAGGAATCAAAATTCGCAAATTCAACGTTAGGGCAGACACAAGGTTCACTACTGTACTATATTCCTAATCGCCTGACAGAATCTCACGGACTGAACAATCAAGGAATTGATCAGCTTGCGAAAGCTGGAACTACTTTAATTATTACTTGTGATACGGGCAGCACAAATATTAGTGAAATCGAGTATGCCCAACAATTAGGGATTGATGTTATTGTCACAGACCACCACACCCTGCCACCAGAACGCCCGCCTGTAGTAGCAATTATCAATCCCCGCTATTTGCCAACAAGTCACCCGCTTTTTAACCTTTCTGGTGTGGCTGTTGCTTATAAGGTGGTTGAAGCACTTTATGAAACTTTGCCAGATGTTCCTCAGCAACCAGTTGAAAATTTATTAGATTTAGTGGCGATTGGTTTAATTGCAGATTTAGTGCAACTAAGTGGTGATTGTCGCTATTTAGCACAACGAGGAATTGAACGTTTACAACAGCAAACTAAACAACCAACTCGTCCTGGGGTGGCGAAGCTACTAGAATTATGCCAAAGAAGTGGCGATCGCCCTACAGATATTTCTTTTGGTCTTGGCCCCCGAATTAATGCTGTTAGTCGTATCCAAGGTGATGCTTCTTTCTGTGTTGAATTACTTACCAGTAAAAATAAACAGCGTTGTGAACAACTTGCGTTAGAAACCGAATTAGCTAATGCCCGTCGTAAGTCTTTACAAAAAGATGTTACTCAGCAAGTAAAAGATAAGTTATCTCAACTCGACTTATCAACTACCAGCGTAATTGTCCTTGTTGATTCCCAATGGCCTAGCGGTGTTTTAGGTTTAGTTGCAGGTCAAGTCGCCCAAGAATACGGCAGACCTAGCATTATATTAAGTACAGAAGGTAATATTGATAGCAGGGGAACAGTGGAGCAGGGGAGCAGAGGAGATTTAGATAATAATCACTTGCCCCAACCTACGCCCCGTGTTAACACTCCTCACGCTTCAAACCTTACACCTGACTCCCCACTCCTCACTCCTCACCCCTCACCCCTCACCCCTCCCTCCTCCCTCGCTAGAGGTTCGGCGCGTTCTGTAAATAATATTGATTTATATCAGTTAGTGCGATCGCAAGCACATTTATTACATCGCTTCGGTGGTCATCCTTTTGCTGCTGGTTTGAGTATTCCTGTTGAAAATATTCCTTTATTTACAGAAGCAATTAATCAACAGTTACGGCAGCTAAGTCTTGCTTCTGGCGCGTTAATGATGCCAGTAATTCAAGCAGATTTGAGTGTAAGTGTAGGGGAGTTAGGTAAAGAGTTATTTAGAGAATTAAAACTGCTAGAACCTTGTGGTATGGGAAATCCTGTCCCAAAGCTATTAATTAAAAATTGCTGGTTTGAAAATGTTTGGAATCGCAATACTCAGGATGCGAAAGGCAAAAAAATTCAATATATTAAAACTGATTTTGAAATTTGCGATCGCACTGTTGAAAAAGGTTTTCCTGGGCTGTGGTGGGGACACTATAAAGATGAAGTACCTACAGGGCGCTGTGATGCCATTGTAGAACTCGATTTTAATAACTACAAAAAACGTCCAGAGGTGCGCTTAATTGCTGTACGTCCGACTGTGGAGGATAGTCAATTTAGCACTAATGTACAGCTAGATTGGATTTTAGACTGGCGCAACCTTAGTGATGATGAAAAAGCTATTAACACAGAGTCTACATCACTACTTAGTCCTCATACCTCAGCACTAATCCTCGAAGAATGTCCTACTCGCTGGGATGATTTACAAGTATGGTTGCGGCGGGCGATTCAAACTAAGCATAAACTAGCGATCGCATATCCACAACCCGAACAACTACCCGCTCATAAAATTTGGGAACAATTAGTAGGAATTGCTAAATACCTTAGCCGCACTGGGAAAACAGCAACTTTGGATCAAATTCAAGATAAGCTAAAAGTGAGCGATCGCGCACTCCAGTTAGGACTCCGTACCCTCACACAGCTTGGTTTCCAGGTTACTACATTCGACAACCATATCCAAATCATCTGGTTATTTGACAGCTATACCAACCTTGCAGATGAGCAACTGACTGCCGCAAGCGAGCAATTTTTAGCAGCAATAGCAGAAGAACAATTTTATCAACGTTACTTCTATGTTGTTCCCCTTACTACTATTCAAGCTATGGCTCGTGAAACTGTTTATAAGTAA
- a CDS encoding tetratricopeptide repeat protein has product MPQSLMVDDQATLLFRQGYELWNQGQHAESLAAYNKAVQLKPDYVDAWYYLGYSLEKLGQYEEALANYDEVIRLAPKHPYAWYRRGGLLLTKIHRYDEAVAAYENFIQIHPTDYEGWYFRGDALIKLQHYSEAVNSYCQAVFINITSYWDWCERVNNLQELQQHQEALRLCEAIATSLDNIAAITDLSDYERDAIHECWYVLADCFLGLESYEQAVVICNKALQSKPNERLFWYSLGKALELLERSEEAIKSYKQAIIIQPNFLEASKGLERVLIQELNRKNEAFQQEIGE; this is encoded by the coding sequence ATGCCTCAATCTCTTATGGTTGACGACCAAGCAACGCTTCTGTTTAGACAAGGCTATGAGCTATGGAATCAAGGTCAGCACGCAGAATCACTTGCTGCTTACAATAAAGCCGTTCAGCTTAAACCTGATTATGTTGATGCTTGGTATTACCTGGGATATAGCCTAGAGAAATTAGGGCAATATGAGGAAGCACTTGCCAATTATGATGAAGTTATTCGTCTGGCTCCCAAACATCCCTATGCTTGGTATCGCCGAGGAGGTTTGTTACTAACGAAAATACACCGTTACGATGAAGCCGTTGCCGCCTATGAAAATTTTATTCAAATACACCCCACTGACTATGAGGGTTGGTATTTTCGAGGTGATGCACTCATTAAATTACAACATTATTCAGAAGCAGTTAACTCGTATTGCCAAGCAGTTTTTATTAACATTACAAGCTATTGGGATTGGTGCGAACGAGTCAATAACCTTCAGGAATTGCAACAACACCAAGAAGCATTAAGGTTGTGTGAAGCAATAGCGACGAGTTTAGATAATATAGCCGCTATAACTGATCTTAGTGATTACGAACGCGATGCCATCCATGAATGTTGGTATGTATTAGCTGATTGTTTTCTAGGACTAGAGAGCTACGAGCAAGCTGTCGTTATCTGCAATAAGGCTCTTCAAAGCAAGCCTAATGAACGTTTATTTTGGTATTCGTTAGGTAAGGCACTAGAGCTATTAGAACGCTCCGAAGAAGCAATCAAATCATACAAGCAAGCAATTATTATTCAGCCGAATTTTTTAGAAGCCAGTAAAGGGCTTGAGCGAGTGCTAATTCAGGAATTAAATCGGAAGAATGAGGCTTTCCAGCAAGAAATCGGTGAATAA
- a CDS encoding YdcF family protein → MVRKQQNKLTARRHKYQHGYRFRHKQLLLSSISLILGIWLLINTLILGLAASRPVDAFFVLGGSIQREIYVAQLAQKYPEIPILISQGSKESCVLRLFQREQALIEQVWLERCAKSTFDNFYFGIPILHQWGVHKVKLITSPTHLPRAQWLAQILLGAHGIWVDLDIVQEQGIPGNRESWSKTALDLIRALVWAVISQVYSPKCDRVINLSDVNISGWQTKGFKCEHQANI, encoded by the coding sequence ATGGTAAGAAAACAGCAAAATAAACTAACTGCACGTCGCCACAAGTACCAACATGGCTATCGGTTTAGACACAAGCAGTTACTATTATCTAGTATAAGTTTAATCTTAGGCATTTGGCTACTAATTAATACCCTAATTTTAGGGCTTGCGGCTTCGCGACCAGTCGATGCCTTTTTTGTACTTGGTGGTAGTATTCAACGGGAAATTTATGTTGCACAGTTAGCTCAAAAGTATCCTGAGATACCAATTTTAATTTCTCAAGGCTCTAAAGAATCTTGCGTTTTGCGACTTTTTCAACGTGAACAAGCTTTGATTGAGCAAGTTTGGTTAGAAAGATGTGCAAAATCTACTTTTGACAACTTCTACTTTGGAATTCCGATTCTGCACCAGTGGGGGGTACATAAGGTGAAACTAATTACTTCCCCCACCCATTTGCCACGCGCACAGTGGTTAGCACAAATTCTCTTAGGCGCTCATGGAATTTGGGTGGATTTGGATATTGTTCAAGAGCAAGGAATTCCTGGTAATCGAGAATCTTGGAGCAAAACAGCTTTGGACTTAATTCGCGCTTTAGTTTGGGCTGTAATTAGCCAAGTATACTCACCCAAATGCGATCGTGTTATAAACCTTTCAGATGTTAATATTTCTGGCTGGCAAACTAAAGGTTTTAAATGTGAACATCAAGCTAATATATAA
- the ctpB gene encoding carboxyl-terminal processing protease CtpB gives MNQPPKKFPLLQTALVSSAIAFTAGSYLFAPTWCRSVHAALQDSPKTVVDEAWQVVNNEYVDGTFNKNDWQAVRQQLLKKNYTTKEQAYTAIREALGKLEDPYTRFMDPKQFQSLTNQTSGELSGVGIRLEMNEKTKAISIVEPIENSPAFKAGVKPGDQLVAIDGKSTKGMSLDQASGLIRGESGKQVTLKLSRQGKGIFDLRLTRAQIQLAAVRSSLKQEGNLRIGYIRLNEFSSHASEQMSKAIKTLNDKQVNAFVLDLRGNPGGLLHASIEIGRMWMDKGAIVRTVDRRGDNEEFKANNTALTKLPLVVLVDGNSASASEILSGALKDNGRAKVLGSQTFGKALVQSVHSLSDGSGLAVTVAHYYTPNGTDINHKGVTPDIKIDLSEDQRKQLVSNPSMLATINDPQYAQAIAVLKSNPVAKPPVNQGSPSASIR, from the coding sequence ATGAATCAACCTCCAAAAAAGTTCCCTTTGCTCCAAACTGCCTTAGTTAGTTCCGCGATCGCATTCACTGCTGGTTCATATTTATTTGCACCTACCTGGTGTCGCTCTGTCCACGCCGCGCTACAGGATAGCCCGAAAACAGTAGTTGATGAAGCTTGGCAAGTAGTCAACAATGAATATGTAGACGGCACATTTAATAAAAATGATTGGCAAGCTGTACGACAGCAGCTATTAAAGAAAAATTACACAACCAAAGAACAGGCATACACCGCTATCCGAGAAGCTTTAGGAAAATTGGAAGATCCATACACTCGGTTTATGGATCCCAAACAGTTCCAGTCACTGACTAACCAAACTTCCGGTGAATTGTCTGGTGTAGGCATTCGCTTGGAAATGAACGAAAAAACCAAAGCTATCTCTATTGTTGAACCAATTGAAAATTCCCCTGCTTTCAAGGCTGGTGTCAAACCAGGGGATCAGCTAGTGGCAATTGATGGTAAATCAACTAAAGGGATGAGTTTGGATCAAGCATCGGGACTGATCCGGGGAGAGTCGGGTAAGCAAGTTACACTCAAACTGTCACGACAAGGTAAGGGTATATTCGATCTCAGGTTGACTCGCGCTCAGATTCAACTGGCTGCTGTGCGTTCTTCCCTGAAGCAAGAAGGAAATCTACGCATAGGCTATATCCGCTTAAATGAGTTTAGTTCTCATGCGAGTGAGCAAATGAGCAAGGCGATCAAAACCCTCAATGACAAGCAAGTAAATGCTTTTGTGTTAGATTTGCGAGGGAATCCAGGGGGTTTACTACACGCCAGCATTGAAATTGGTCGGATGTGGATGGACAAAGGTGCAATTGTTCGCACCGTAGATCGGCGGGGAGACAATGAAGAATTCAAAGCTAATAATACAGCTTTAACCAAGCTACCTTTAGTAGTTTTGGTAGATGGTAACTCGGCGAGTGCAAGTGAAATTCTCAGTGGTGCGCTCAAAGATAATGGCCGTGCTAAAGTTCTGGGTAGTCAAACCTTTGGCAAAGCATTAGTGCAGTCGGTTCATTCTTTGTCTGATGGCTCTGGTTTAGCTGTGACAGTAGCACACTATTACACACCTAACGGTACTGATATTAACCATAAAGGTGTAACACCAGATATTAAGATAGATTTGAGTGAAGATCAGCGCAAGCAGTTAGTAAGTAACCCATCAATGCTTGCTACTATTAACGATCCTCAATATGCACAAGCGATCGCAGTTTTAAAAAGCAATCCAGTTGCTAAACCTCCTGTTAATCAAGGCTCACCTTCAGCAAGCATCCGATAA